TTGTATTAGATGAATCAAAATTATTCAGATCACCTTAGCAAATATCAAATCCACATTAATTATGTATACTCCATTCAATAGCTTTATGAGCATGAATTTTTCCTGTGTCGAATATTGGAATAGCTATATCTAATTCTGAAATTAGAATAGGTAATTCTGTACAACCTAAAATAACACCTTGGGCACCTTGTTTTTGTAGTTCTTTTATAATCCCAATAATTTTTTGTTTTGAAACGTTTGTAAATTGCCCTTTTACCAATTCGTTATAGATTATATCATGGATAACTTGTCTATCGCTTGTATCAGGAATTAAAATTTCAAGCCCAAAATCATTAATCAATGTTTTGGTATAAAAATCTTTTTCCATAGTGAATCTTGTACCCAATAACGCTACTTTTTTTATACCTAACTTTTTGATAGATTCACCAGTGGTTCTAGCAATATGCATAAACGGAATACTTATATTTTCAGAAATATAATGGCTTACTAAATGTATAGTGTTTGTACCAAGTAAAATAATATCTGCCCCTGCCCTTTCTAACTGCTGTGCTGCTTGTTTCATAAGTTCTCCTATAGCATCCCAATCGCCTTTAAAAGTCAATCGTTCTATGTCTGCAAAATCTACTGAAACCATAATACATTTTGCAGAATGAGAACCTCCTAATATATCTTTTGCTTTGGTATTTAAAAACTCATAATATAGTTTTGATGATTCCCAACTCATTCCTCCTATTAACCCTATTGTTTTCATACTCTTATTATTAACTTCAACAAAGCTATGATGAATAGTTAGACTCAAACAGTTTTAAAATTGAGATAAATAAAAGTATAACTGAAATAATTTCAACTACAACCTATACCTAAGTAACCTATCTTTACAATTATGGAACTCAAATATTTCAGATTAATAAAAACAATTGTAGAAGAAGGCAGTATTGCTAATTCTAGTGAACGACTCTTTTTAACGCAGTCTGCTTTAAGTCATCAATTACGTGAGTTAGAAGAACGATTGGGTTTTAAAGTCTTTCAGAGAACAAGAAATAAATGGGAGTTAACTCAAGAAGGTTCAGAACTATATAAATTGGCTAATAAACTTTTTGATGCGATAGATGAAAGCCTTAGTAATATTCAGCATATAAAAGAAGGTTCAAAAGGTACCATTAAGTTAAGTGCAGAATGCCAATCATTTTTTCATACTATTCCCGGGTTTATACAAAAAATGGGGATTCTATATCCAGAAATTGATATAGATATAACTCTAGGCGCAACACATCAAACCATATCACAACTATTATCTGATGATATAGATATTGCCATTGTAACATCTAAACCTGCTTCTAAAGAATTGGAAAGCATCAAAGTGTATAAAGATGAGATTTTTGCTGTTGTACATAAAGAAAATCATCTTAATGATTTAGATTATTTGGAAGCAAGTGATTTTTCAGACATACACTTATTAATAAACTCTTTTCCGTTAGAAGGTGTAGCTGTTTATGAGCAATTTCTAAAGCCAAATGGAATACATCCTATTAAGATTTCTGCAATTCCGTTTACAGAAATTACATTATCAATGATACACGCTAATATGGGAATCATGTGTGTTCCAAAATGGCAATTGACTCCTTTTAAATTGTCTAAAGAGTTGATGTTTAAACGCATTGGAAAAAATGGTTTAAAACGAAAACATTATTTAGTTGTAAAAATGAAACATAGGAATAAAAAGTATATACACGATTTTATCTCTAATTTTGAAGAAGATTTTTTAGACGTATAATCTGTTTCACATATATTCTCCCTAAACCAATCAAGATAAAACTCCCTAGTTTCTACCCAACCCACAATTCATCCTTAAAAAAATACAATTCGGTAATATCCTTTTTATAGATAGCAATGTGCTTGCGATATTTGAACAATCAATAAGCAAAACCATCTATGATTCAAGTACAAAATCTTTCCAAATCATTTCAAAATATACAAGCGGTAAATGATATTAGTTTTACCATTAAAAAAGGAGAAATCTTCGGGTTTTTAGGTCCCAATGGAGCTGGAAAATCTACCACGCTCAATATGATGAGTACTATTTTAAAAAGCGATGCAGGAACTATTCATATCGATGGTAAAAATAGTAATAAAAATACTTCAGCATGTAAGCATCTGATTGGTGTTGTACCGCAGGAAATATCCTTATACGAAGACCTTTCTGCCTATAAAAACTTATTGTTCTGGGGAAATCTATATGGAATTCCTTCCAAAATATTGAAAGAAAGAATCCATACCACCCTGAAGTTGATCGGATTGTTAGATCGAAAGAAAGATTTGATCAAAACCTATTCGGGGGGAATGAAACGCAGAATCAATATTGCTGCGGCATTGCTACATCATCCGAAAGTATTATTTATGGACGAGCCAACTGTGGGAATAGATCCGCAAAGTAGAAACCACATTTTTGAAGTCATCGAAACCTTAAACAAACAAGGAATGACCATTGTCTATACCACACATTATATGGAAGAAGTAGAGCGTTTGTGTGATCGTATTGCAATTATAGATTCAGGGAAAATCATCGCACAAGGAACACAAGATCAGTTAAAAGAATTGGTACATACCAAAGAAAGTATTCAGTTCGAATTTAATTTCCTCTCCGAAAGCAACGTAAATCAACTCAGAAAATTACTTTCCCATACATTGACACAAAACAAAAACAAGTTATTGATAGAGTGTACAGTAAAAGAGCTTTCTAAAGTAATTACAGCGTGTAATGAATTGCAGCTACCAATCAAAGACATACAACTGAACAAAGTAAACTTAGAAGCGATCTTTTTAAGCCTTACAGGAAAACAGCTAAGAGATTAATCACCTTCATATCCATCTATTACAAAATCAGCCATCATGATAGTTACTATTTTACAAAAAGACTTAAGATTATATTTCTCAGACAAAAAAGGAATCCTGATTACCTTTTTATTACCTATTATAATGATTACACTATTTGCATTTGCATT
This region of Aquimarina spinulae genomic DNA includes:
- a CDS encoding LysR family transcriptional regulator, translated to MELKYFRLIKTIVEEGSIANSSERLFLTQSALSHQLRELEERLGFKVFQRTRNKWELTQEGSELYKLANKLFDAIDESLSNIQHIKEGSKGTIKLSAECQSFFHTIPGFIQKMGILYPEIDIDITLGATHQTISQLLSDDIDIAIVTSKPASKELESIKVYKDEIFAVVHKENHLNDLDYLEASDFSDIHLLINSFPLEGVAVYEQFLKPNGIHPIKISAIPFTEITLSMIHANMGIMCVPKWQLTPFKLSKELMFKRIGKNGLKRKHYLVVKMKHRNKKYIHDFISNFEEDFLDV
- a CDS encoding aspartate/glutamate racemase family protein, with product MKTIGLIGGMSWESSKLYYEFLNTKAKDILGGSHSAKCIMVSVDFADIERLTFKGDWDAIGELMKQAAQQLERAGADIILLGTNTIHLVSHYISENISIPFMHIARTTGESIKKLGIKKVALLGTRFTMEKDFYTKTLINDFGLEILIPDTSDRQVIHDIIYNELVKGQFTNVSKQKIIGIIKELQKQGAQGVILGCTELPILISELDIAIPIFDTGKIHAHKAIEWSIHN
- a CDS encoding ABC transporter ATP-binding protein, which translates into the protein MIQVQNLSKSFQNIQAVNDISFTIKKGEIFGFLGPNGAGKSTTLNMMSTILKSDAGTIHIDGKNSNKNTSACKHLIGVVPQEISLYEDLSAYKNLLFWGNLYGIPSKILKERIHTTLKLIGLLDRKKDLIKTYSGGMKRRINIAAALLHHPKVLFMDEPTVGIDPQSRNHIFEVIETLNKQGMTIVYTTHYMEEVERLCDRIAIIDSGKIIAQGTQDQLKELVHTKESIQFEFNFLSESNVNQLRKLLSHTLTQNKNKLLIECTVKELSKVITACNELQLPIKDIQLNKVNLEAIFLSLTGKQLRD